The following nucleotide sequence is from Apium graveolens cultivar Ventura chromosome 4, ASM990537v1, whole genome shotgun sequence.
AGGCCTGGGCTGTGTGGTTACATTGGGCGGAATACTGGTACAATACATCTTACCATGTGTCAACTAAATGTTCTCCCTTCCAGGCTCTTTATGGGCGAGAACCACCACATCTCATCAGATTCGAACGGGGGAGTACTGCAGTAGCTTCCTTAAAAGAACAGTTGCTGGAAAGGGATGCCATTCTTGATGATTTAAAGGCACAGTTGGTTAAGGCACAACAGAGGATGAAGGCCCAAGAAGACTCTAAGCGGCGTGAACTCGAATTCTAAGTAGGGGAGCTGGTTTATTTGAAACTTCAGCCCTATAGGCAACAGTCCCTAGCAACTCGGCTTAATGATAAAGTGGCACCACGTTACTATGGCCCATTTTCGGTGATACAACTAGTAGGAAAGGTTGCTTATAGACTAGAGCTTCCAGCAACGGCGAAAATacacaatgtttttcacatttCCCAGCTCAAAATAGCCATTGGCAAGTTGGGAAGAGTGAGTTAAAGCAGGAGGGAGTAGAGAGAATTAGGTATCGAGATAATTGTATTGAGTAGTAGCCGCCTAGCAGGAGAGCTCCAACCTCTCGAAAGATTGGAGGCTGGATTCAGTGGTTATTGAGTTGTAATTCACTGGATTTAGTCAATATTTATCAGTTCTTATATTAATACAAGTGTGAGTTCCTCTTAGTTGTTTATGTGTTTGTATTCTGAGGGTATAACTAGGGTTGATTTCAATTAATCTACTGCATCATCTCACATCTTTCTATGTTCTACATAAACTTGAAGATGCCTTTATGATAGAATTGCTTCTCATCTTAAATTGAGGTGATTGGATTTGCACCAATGGAAACCATAAATTTCATACACAATAGAATGAATAGATTTTTTTTATACTGAAATGAACCGACTTCTTTTTAAATTCTATCCTATTCTTCGGTACTGATCATTGATACTAGAAAaagttttctttcttttttctccCATTCATGTTGTGCGATCAAAACTTTTATATGTAACTCATCATGTTCATAAATATCAACTTTAACATGGAAAAAGGCAAAATGAGGGTTCTACGTGTATCTTCCTATCAACAAAACTGATTGTGTTTAATTTATTTCTACACCAGGCCAGATGATCTGCTGTTAGTCTCTGCATATTTAACACCCTCGAAACCAACTTCATATCGACTTGAGAGAAGAAAATAAGTGCTTGATCATCAGTATCATCTTCTCTGCACTTCTTCAACTTCTTTAGTATGCAGTTTCCACTTCTAATCTGATCTTTTAGCATCCTATCCTTCTGCATGccaaaattatattaaattaaacgttttaaagttaaataaaaacTTGACAAGTACTAGTAAAAGTAAACAGTTCCAGTCTCTAGAGTCTAGACTGCATGATGATCAAATATAAGTGCACACCTTTTTGAAATCCTTTTGGACTTCTTTAAATGCTTGAGAGTCTGGAGGGTCTTGAAGTTGGATCTGCCCCTTCCTGCTTTTCAATAATGCAGTATTGCAGTTCTTGCCAGCACGAATGAAGCGCCAATAGATTCGTATTGATTCTTCAACGATCTCCACTAGCATATCACTGGTAATGGAATATTCGTCTCGTTTGCTCTTTCTTGCTTTCTTTTTGTCCTTGGAGATGTCCTCTGTCAAAGCAAATAAGTATGGATTGATGTTGTACAATACACATTTTTGACCGGTTAAAAGTCAAAACCATACAAATGTTCTACCTTAACtgaaagaaagaaattgaagctAAAGAAGCCAATGTGCCTATAATTGTAAAAGTTCAAAAATAGCAACTAGCAATAGAACTTCATGTGAACAATGCAGTGTAAGAATATCAGACTGCTATATGTTCAAGATAGTACTTGCCTCTTATTATAGGAACTTGAAGAAGGTTACGAAGAACACATCGATGCTTAACATAGTTCTGGACCCGTGATCCTTCAATAGATTCGTCCTCCAGAAATCTTTGTATAAGCACttgaaactgttgaaactctcCAGCTACTTCATTGTAACAGCGTTTCCCACGAGGATCAGATTCCCAAAGATCCAAAGCTATCTCATATTGCCAATGGAGAATTTCCCATGAAAGGCACATTTGGCCAACATAAACCAGTTCTAAGTCACTCTGCAGTTCTTTTATAAATTTCTTTGCCGGGTCAGTTTCATGTTTTTTACTTTTGTACAAGTATAAATTTTCCCAAAGCATGGATGTAATGTCCAAAGCTGAAGTTTTCTCCATTGAAAATGATTGATATGGATCTTTCAGCTGCAAAAAACCTGTGGCCAGCTTGCATTGCATGCAGGGAGGAAGAATTGAACAAATGAATATAAGTAAAATATGGTATTGAATATCAGCTAATTAACCACTAATTTAAGCCACAAGTAATATCCAACAAGTTAGCGAATACTGCTAAACGAAAGACTGTTGATTGCTCACAGAGGTGAAACATTGACTAACAGACACTCAACACAgttttattttgaatattaaatCGCGCTACAATACGTAGCAGGTAGGGGAAAATTCTACTTATTAATATGGTTAAGCTTGAGCATAAAGCTTGAACAAGGAATGTGTATCTTGTGTTTATGCTGATCCCAACTAACCAGATTTAGTGGGTCCTTACCTTTTTATCTACATCATGAATGGTGGAAGGTGTGTTGTTCATTTCAGATAAGAAATAGCTATTGAAATTCACCAGGCAATTTGTTTATACACCTAATCTAAGGAAAGTGAAATGAAGATAAACAAATATTTTTTTGAAgtaaaatgtggaccaaacatATGGAGGGCAAAATAACAGGTGACTGACCTATTGCATACATCTTCTGGTAATTCAAGATATCGAATTTCCGCATCCTCTCTCTGAAGCTCTTGTAGAATTTGTGAAGCTCCCCCATTGGATTATCATAGTGGAACTTGTCATCGAATTTCCATGGTTTCAAATCCTCCATTATCTTTGGTGATTCTGACTCTTCTAGTATAGTGGGAAGTCCTGTAGCTCTCACCTTTTTAAGCTCCATTTTCAACTGCTCAATCAAATCTTGATGTTCCCACAATGTTTCAAGTTCATTTGTATCCTGATCAGAATCCATAACCGAATCATTCTTCAACTCCGGAGTAGCGAATTTACTTGAGCGTTTAATGTAGTTATGATTTTCTTTGCCACTGCTCTCTCCAGACTTATAAGCTGGTAGTTCACAAAAATGTTTCTCAGAAAGGAAATTATACTGGACCTTATGTGAAGTTTGCACACTGTCTTCTTTAAAAATTCTAAGCTCTTCAACAATATCACTATCTTCTTCATCCAGATTCTTGGATTCTTGACTTTCTTCATCCGACTCTGTAATTTTCTTGTCTGATTCTTCCTTATTCTCATCCAAGTTCATCATATGATCAAGTACAAAAGTCCCTCCAAATTCTCCATCCGATAGAAAACCATTACTACACGAATTAACTAAATGGCTTTTGGTTGAATGCACATTTTCCGGACTAAACGCCTCCAAGAACCTGTTAACCATAGATAAAGATTCCTCCTGATCACAGGTATCAAACTTATCTTCATTGATAGATTTTCCTACATCTCTTGTGACTTCCAATGCTTCATTTTCTTTGATTACCTGTTCCACATGCAAACCATCAGTTGAATCCTTGATTACACGTTCCACACTCGAACCATCAATTGAATCCTTGTGTATTTCTTTATCAGATTCCACTTCCACATAAAGTGAACTACTGAAACTATTCAACGGTAACACATCTTCTTTAACTTCACCATTTCCAAAAGAACAACCACTTATCACTGCATTCACCCTATCAACTTTGAATTTATTAGGACCCATCTCTTCAACGAAAGTGCTAATACTTTTCGCAGGCGTAAATTCATACTTACTAGACCTCGAAGAGGGTCTGTTCTCAACACTAATAAGATTTCGACTGTCATACTTACTTGACCTCGAAGAGGGTCTGTTCTCAAAACTAATAAGATTTCGACTGTCATACTTACTTCTACTAAATTCTTCGTAAGTAGGGAATTTAAACCTGAAACAGAACTCAGACTTTCTATCCTCAAAAAGCCCATCATTTTCCGAATAATCAATGTTACTATCTTCTTCCACATGATTGGAGCTAATATTAATGTCTTTCTCATAACTAAGCTCCAAAGAGCTAGAGCTATAATTCATAGTAATAGAACTATATTTCCTTGTTAACCTGCAAACAATAACATAATATTCatattcacataacacataatttAAAATACGCAGTAGAGTCCGAAAAAGAACAGCACTATTAAGTACCTGAAAATATATGAACACAAAATTCCAAACAGAGGAAGCAGAAACGTGCAGAGGGAGAACCACCCAATGGCCAAGAAACAACCCATCTTATAATGCAAAAACTCATTAACCAAACCTATATTTTGCTAACAAATAGCTACGAAAACAAACCACTTTCTGAAACTCATGAGTTTATTTAAAATGTAAATTTGATTTGAAGCAAGAAACAGAGAAAAATATTGTTGGAGGAGGAGGAGGATAGAAGCAAATCATCAAACTCATGGCGTCTTTGAATATTCAAAAGAATAATGGACTCTGCACCTGAAAAGTAGAAAAAATAAAAGAGAAGTAATAAGTGTGATGTACAAACATAAGTTGAATAGAGTGTTTATAGGAGATATAGAGATTTGGTACGAGCTAAAATAGAGGAAGACAGTTACCCGGGAACGACCAAGTAAAAACAATTGAAGGTTGCTTAGAGCGTCGTTATAGCATCTTCAACGCTCTTCACCTCTCAATATAATCTCTGCCTGTCACCCTAAATGGAACACTCCAACAGTAAGACTGTTAAGTATAATTTTAGATAACGAAAAATAAGCCCACGTCATCTCCTGCCTATATTAAATCTAATCTAGCATtctaaattttattatttatatttttttataacatatttaagatttaaatatataatattataatataaaaatgaTGTATGTATCTtcataattattatatgtatagatgtatttttatttataaaaaaaatgttatgtaatattaagtgtgataaataatttattgttaactaaatttataaaaattctaatatattaatatatgttctagtcatatattttattttatatgtaaGTAATGTTCATAATAATTactcatttttattttataatgtttactttaaaatattgatataaatataaaaatgttataatattataataaatatctttttattaactttattattttaatttcactaatataaaattataattaattaaattccttttcaaaaaaaaagaaataattaaacttttttatttatatatttaaaattaataaaaagaataatattatgaatatagGTAATGGTTATACCTAATGCCACTGGAATAAAATGCTTACAGATTTAATAAAATTTTAGCTAAGCATATTTTAGataaaaattttaatattatcCTTGGAAATGCTCTTAGTCTACTATGGGTTTTTACAAATTTATAAGATAGTATTGCATGGTGTTTTGTGTTGGTCAATACTGATGATTTGGAGAATTTAAGAGTCAGGTCAGGGGTCTGTTTTTGGATGTTCCGATCTTCTGTCTCAATTTTCTCGATGAGAAAGGGAATTTGACAGTTTACCCTTAAACAATATTATTATATTTGTAATAAGAATATGTTGAAAATTCACGTCAATTTGGAGAACAAGTACTATTACTCACATGCAATTGGTTTGTTTTACAAGTTTGGGTCACATCCAATCACCATTATCATATAAATAAAAACTGTTGTATGTATACGGAATATTTTGTTAAAATGAGTTTCTTATTTTCATGGCATATCAAATGTATGATTTTATTTCTTATTTCTTACCCACCCCCCATTAAATTATGTATACTACTACTATATTAGGAGCCACTTCAATCATGGGTTATCTCTCTGTTTTTAACTCTAACGATATGGCATTAATCTACCGCcatttgattttgatttattttgaCTTACTTAGAACTTTAATTTGGTTCATTAAAATAAAGATTCAAACAGATACTTGATACATATTTGTAACATGTAAATTCTTTCTTGCCCGTCCCTCATTTGGCCATCAGATGTTGTGTTGTATTAACAACTTCCAAATTACCGATTACCATTCCTAAGGTCCTGTTTTGTTTTGTGTTCAGAATTAACAGAACTTGTGAAGCCATGGAAATTACAAGTTCGGTAGGGTTTAATATATTAAACACATCTATACTTACTATATTATAATTGACTAAACATTAAAATTTTGGTAGTCCatttgctgaaattacttaattacccttacttaattattataattctaattattgggtcgatcaattctaattctaattgatattgaagtcaacttcctctattgctttatcaatttcaattttattttatatcgaactctatattattataatttatattaaattcaacttcttctaccaatttatattttaattcatatctagttctatattattctaatttgttatttcgggataaattaaatttaagcaaactaaatatattcattaagatttagttgatatatcatGTAACTCGAGTTAAGATAAAATAACAATACTATCAATCTTcctaaaaaattatactaatgaatttggataaacaaaataatatatgttatttatctaggataaaaaaatacatcatacaattgattcagacgtaaacaaaactaaaataaaaatacaattcgaccaacaaaaataaaatcatatatactaattattcagtctaaaacaaaattatattattaatccagactttaaaaaattaaaattaaactaaaaataattagtttgatttgatcggtgtattgggcatcaggctaaaataaaataacgTAAACCACTGATTcgagataaatcaaatttatattagaCTAGGTAAaattcgtatcctattgatgtgaactaaaaaatcaaattttaattaaaatataaatattattttttaaacaatacacataaaattatcaataaaactatattgTTCAATCTgtaatattgtctttttcaaatattttttttatagagttatagttaatcaattaagtaatcaccatgctaaaataatattttaaaaggtcccaatataatggagatattatatttttaccctcaataaaataataatttcgttgTAATAATAATCACCTACCaatgctatcactttaaataagtttaaatgttccGAAAAGTTTTGACCATATACGTCTACtaatatcatttaaaattttaaataaacaaaattaagAAATGAATTCaaactattttttaaaaaaaattatataaattttaaaaaaattatgcgATCCGTACATCACACGGTTTTAAGTTAATAATGAAATTAATAAATAGAAGAAGGTGAGTTGAGGACTTGGAGGATGTGAGCGGATTTTAATTTCAGAATAACGATGTTGGGCCTCAATATTGGCTCATTATAAAGAAAACCCATTAATATTTCCTTGATCGATATTATCAATTTTCGTTCACCATTTACTGTAGTTGGTTCTTAGTTGATTTATTCTTAGTCGCCGATGGAACTTAATGGTGATCTTAAGTTCTGCCTCTATCGAGCTCCAGCGTAAGGTATTTATCACAAATTAAATCTACCTCACTATAATCACCTCAAAATTGACAATAGTTCGGGAATATCAATTTAATTCAATCTGTATAGAGTCTTAGTTCTGCAGCATTAAAATTCGGTCTATTTTTCAGAAATATCTTCCAAGCTCATTGACTCCGATCTATGACTCTCTCGAAATTTTAAAAAGTGCACATTAATTTGATATTCGTTGAATCGTGCAGTCACACATTAGGTATTTGATATTTGTACTCAACTATATATTTCTTCTACTATACTTTATAAAAGTCAGTTAATATTACCAGTTTGATTGTTATGTGTTAATTAGGGGTAGAATTGCCGGCCCAATGAAATTTTAATCAATTGATTTAGTTAATCATTATAATATGTTGTTGATAGTTACTAACTAAGCTATTTTAATTCGGTTACATGAGACTGATATGAGTTATgctagatataattgatgatatcaagatATAAACTATCAATGTTTATTATCATTATATATCAGTACCTATTGaaggtgacgtcatcagtacttatcTATCAGTACCTGATGATTAGTAtttgatgtcatcaggatttagtTACTTCAATAGATATTCGAGAAGGAAAAGGATTGCAGGATTTAAGGCGGTGAAGGAGTTTAtttcagaagcaatcatacatggatatgtattaggtttccttattgtaatataataggattccttattgattgtgtaactgtgcactatataagcacatattaggtttacattatatgtgtaCAAATTGATATATCTCTTtgataacctagcagctcttaaggataattgttcatcttttgagagagtacttttgtaatcagtttttatatgttaatataaaaactgttgattctgttaacTGTTGTCGATttgtttgcataaactgtatttacccccctctacagttgattacagacctaacaattggtatcagagcttgttattgatatacaaacagtttaagatctgaaaatcaatctttaatggtAGACAAAGAACAACAACATAATACATCACCACCACCCCGACCACACCACATATTAGCAAtaatatgagtaggtatgaagctattaaggttccaatcctaaaaaTACATGAATATTCAATCATGAAGGTTAGGATGACCATGTgcttggaagctacagatcttGAATATCTAAGAAGGATTTATGATGGTAGTCATAGGTAATGGAGTTGGCAGTAGCAGTTGCTGGTCAAGATGAGAAGATGGTTGATAAAGATAAGAAGGACTATtctcctgaagatctttcatctattatgaaagatgcaaaagtaaGGTATATTCTTCACAGGAGTCTTGATaatgttatgtccaatagggttattggattTAAAATAACAAAGGAAatttgggatgctttagaagtaaagtgtcaaggtactaCTGCCttcaagaaaaataggaggacaTTACTTACTCAGGAATATGAGCACTTAAACTCaagagacaatgagtccttaaGTGAGATCTATAATAGATTTTAAAAACTGTTGAACGACTTATCTCTTGTCAacaaggaatatgatttagaggactcaaacttgaagtttctacttgcacTCCCTAAAAAGTGGGatttaaggtcacatcaataagggataatgTTAGATATTATTGATAATATAtggacagaaactatcagaaATTCTTATTAGGACTTATATtagtatttactgaagagtgacgtcaTTAGTAgttatatcagtacttgatgatcaacaGATGATATTTTCAGGATTTGTCacatcagtagatattcgaggaggaaaaggaaagcaggaattcaaggcggtgaaggaatttatctcagaagcaatcgCGCATGGATAGGTtttcttattgtaatagaatatgattccttatttgattgtgtagctgtgctctatataaagcacatattaggttcatgctacAAGCATTttgaacattgttatatcattcgcataacctagcatctctcaaggatatttgttcatcctttagagagagtacgtttgtaatcagtttttatttgttaatataaaaactgttgattatgttgaagcttttttgaattatttgcataaactgtattcacccccctctacagttgattacggacctaacagATCACTATGAACTTGAAAAAatatctctagatgagatctatggcataTTGAAGgctcatgaactagagatggagcaaagaagcaagagaaaatgATCCAAGACTAGACCAATTGCACTTAGAGTTGAAGATAAGCCAAAAGAGAAAGTTAAGAGAAAAGGTTACTCCAAAGAaaaagctatgattgcaaagtctgatactgagtcatcaaactctgatgatgactcaaatactgatgtTGATCATGataacaatgaagacatggaacaaatggctgctctattggttaaaagcttcaagaagatggtctacaagaacttcaagaaagggaaaaggttttccagaaagggttccagttcctcaaactgTGATAAGGGGAATGacagaagaaatactgattgAAAGGAATCAAAGTCTGGAAAATTTGACAAGTCGAAGAAaagatgctataactgtgatggaaTTTGACACTgtgcagctgactgcagaaaaccaaAAGCTtagaagaaacaagccttgatcacaaagaagaaaaactatGATGATTCATCAAATTCAAATGATGGTGTTAACTATGCTCTCATGAAAAATATTGATATGGAGGATGAGTCTAttgaaataaaggtacctcataCAACATTAGCTTTTGATACTGATAATGTGACGCCCTaaaatccggggtctagatttaGGAGTCACTTACCGATAAACAATACTAAAATATGCACAGCGGAATAAagtaataaatatgaccccttgcatgtaactggatcgatcacaggttatagtatggaacatgcactactacaaaccaaatgttattacaacccattagtctatttagttttacagACTATTCAgatttttattacaaacctctagactagtcaagcgtcccaaaacaaCCTACCTGGAAAGCACTCCAAAAAACTAATTACAAGCACACGAATTCTGATCAAACCTAGAACTCAGGCCTGCTCTGGATTAGCTGAAAAAacagaataataaacaagtatgagcgaaaggaATGCCCAGCAAGCAGTACAAAATGTATGCTtaaaatgataaaccacattaTGATGATATATGAAGAACAGGAGATAAATAATAGTATTTGAACAACAATAAAAGCTAAACAAGCTACAAACAATAAGCGATAATTGTTAGATTAAAATATTTCACCGATcgacgtactatcacatgctgatcagcccatGTGATAGCACTGGATCATGATTCGTGGAAACATGTCCCACAACGCGAGTACTCAAATATAAAGCAATATATCTGCTTGTGGCATAAATtgtattataaatatttcatataatacatggCCCTCCACTGGACTGTCCTTCCCGGTCACTTACGTATTCatccaatcaaatttttataaagGAATCGAATCAATCAATATCCTCAAGTAACTCCCTCCTTATTTCAAAGGGTCCGGAGTAACCACAACAACTGATGGCGAGATAACTAGAATAaatagttattcgctaatctccTAAAAAAGTTCTAGTGTATAGGACATATCTGaatagtatagttattcactatctatcaaTTTGAAGATTATTTCAGCAAattataaaacgtttaactattctgaacttagaataggaagaatacttgcataaggAAATTAAATGCATTGATGAGTATAAACATTTCCtttttaaaataaattgaaaCCACAAATGATATGGTTGGGAAACTTGCTTGGTGTGCTCAATACTCTTTACTATAACCTtagcttataactgctggctaccaACTCCGTCTATCATCTGACTGCGCTttttgctactcgattctataaataaaagtactatgttagatatatttgataatgtcatggctaataagttttatgtttagatttcagatcttatttgaacagaacaaatcagtacttaactgatcagtacttatactggacgtcagaacttaagggatatcagtacttatgttatcaggagataagcatcaggagatagatatcagaacttaagtgctgaaggacgatcagataaggacggtagctgattaaagttaagaagatcaagataaacataagaagagatatgcatgaagaaggaattccgtaaagaatggaatacttggaagaaaagatatctgattgatatatattaggaagcagaattatattccatatcaattagcgattatcttgtaactgtgtaatatataaacacagacatagggtttacactataagtgttatcattatcgagaatattattaactgtaaccctagcagctctcgtgatattttgttcatcactgagagataacagttccagattgtaacagagtttattgtttcaataaagtttgttttctgttacataagttcttgaagtttaatttgattgtaataaacactgtattcaccccctctacagtgaaagtgtgacctaacaagtggtatcagagccttctgttaacacacatacagttaaagatccaaacacaatcatgtctgacacagaaactccaactaagcctaccaaaactgaggaatcatcaaagacatcaactcagagtcgatatgagactatcagagttcccatattgagaccatctgaatatcccatatggaaggtaaggatgaccatgtttctggaagcaacagatccagaataccttgatagaatcaaggaagggcctcacaaacctaccaagctcgctgttgtagttgcaggtgaagcagcaatgaccgtaccaaaggaaaagagtgattacactgctgaagatatagcatctattgctaaggatgccaaggta
It contains:
- the LOC141718149 gene encoding uncharacterized protein LOC141718149 isoform X2, translating into MGCFLAIGWFSLCTFLLPLFGILCSYIFRLTRKYSSITMNYSSSSLELSYEKDINISSNHVEEDSNIDYSENDGLFEDRKSEFCFRFKFPTYEEFSRSKYDSRNLISFENRPSSRSSKYEFTPAKSISTFVEEMGPNKFKVDRVNAVISGCSFGNGEVKEDVLPLNSFSSSLYVEVESDKEIHKDSIDGSSVERVIKDSTDGLHVEQVIKENEALEVTRDVGKSINEDKFDTCDQEESLSMVNRFLEAFSPENVHSTKSHLVNSCSNGFLSDGEFGGTFVLDHMMNLDENKEESDKKITESDEESQESKNLDEEDSDIVEELRIFKEDSVQTSHKVQYNFLSEKHFCELPAYKSGESSGKENHNYIKRSSKFATPELKNDSVMDSDQDTNELETLWEHQDLIEQLKMELKKVRATGLPTILEESESPKIMEDLKPWKFDDKFHYDNPMGELHKFYKSFRERMRKFDILNYQKMYAIGFLQLKDPYQSFSMEKTSALDITSMLWENLYLYKSKKHETDPAKKFIKELQSDLELVYVGQMCLSWEILHWQYEIALDLWESDPRGKRCYNEVAGEFQQFQVLIQRFLEDESIEGSRVQNYVKHRCVLRNLLQVPIIREDISKDKKKARKSKRDEYSITSDMLVEIVEESIRIYWRFIRAGKNCNTALLKSRKGQIQLQDPPDSQAFKEVQKDFKKKDRMLKDQIRSGNCILKKLKKCREDDTDDQALIFFSQVDMKLVSRVLNMQRLTADHLAWCRNKLNTISFVDRKIHVEPSFCLFPC
- the LOC141718149 gene encoding uncharacterized protein LOC141718149 isoform X1, whose amino-acid sequence is MGCFLAIGWFSLCTFLLPLFGILCSYIFRLTRKYSSITMNYSSSSLELSYEKDINISSNHVEEDSNIDYSENDGLFEDRKSEFCFRFKFPTYEEFSRSKYDSRNLISFENRPSSRSSKYDSRNLISVENRPSSRSSKYEFTPAKSISTFVEEMGPNKFKVDRVNAVISGCSFGNGEVKEDVLPLNSFSSSLYVEVESDKEIHKDSIDGSSVERVIKDSTDGLHVEQVIKENEALEVTRDVGKSINEDKFDTCDQEESLSMVNRFLEAFSPENVHSTKSHLVNSCSNGFLSDGEFGGTFVLDHMMNLDENKEESDKKITESDEESQESKNLDEEDSDIVEELRIFKEDSVQTSHKVQYNFLSEKHFCELPAYKSGESSGKENHNYIKRSSKFATPELKNDSVMDSDQDTNELETLWEHQDLIEQLKMELKKVRATGLPTILEESESPKIMEDLKPWKFDDKFHYDNPMGELHKFYKSFRERMRKFDILNYQKMYAIGFLQLKDPYQSFSMEKTSALDITSMLWENLYLYKSKKHETDPAKKFIKELQSDLELVYVGQMCLSWEILHWQYEIALDLWESDPRGKRCYNEVAGEFQQFQVLIQRFLEDESIEGSRVQNYVKHRCVLRNLLQVPIIREDISKDKKKARKSKRDEYSITSDMLVEIVEESIRIYWRFIRAGKNCNTALLKSRKGQIQLQDPPDSQAFKEVQKDFKKKDRMLKDQIRSGNCILKKLKKCREDDTDDQALIFFSQVDMKLVSRVLNMQRLTADHLAWCRNKLNTISFVDRKIHVEPSFCLFPC